In Planctomycetia bacterium, one DNA window encodes the following:
- a CDS encoding DUF4912 domain-containing protein — MAAGKNGRGIPKVIKDRLVVMVRDPYWLQVHWELSRNGVERAQAALAQEWHTVKPILRLVEATDGGTTSAVETPLRDIEIHGGVNNWYVDVPDPPKSYRVDIGYLTTSGRFYVLARSNVVTTPRAGSKDDIDQNWSDIASDFERIYAQSGGADGDGNGSVELQEVFEERLRRPMGSSLISRFGPGVDGLLGGRRPFHFEIDAELIVFGKTDPDAKVTLQNEPIKLRPDGTFTVRYSMPNARQVIPAVAASANGLEQRTVVLAVERNTKTMEPLIRDGGNNAASNPE; from the coding sequence ATGGCGGCCGGCAAAAACGGTCGCGGCATTCCGAAGGTCATTAAAGACCGCCTCGTCGTCATGGTGCGCGACCCCTACTGGCTTCAAGTCCATTGGGAGCTGTCCCGCAACGGCGTCGAACGGGCTCAAGCAGCCCTCGCCCAAGAGTGGCACACCGTGAAGCCGATCCTCCGTCTCGTCGAAGCGACCGACGGCGGCACGACCAGCGCCGTGGAAACTCCCCTGCGCGATATTGAGATCCACGGCGGCGTCAACAATTGGTATGTCGATGTTCCCGATCCGCCGAAGAGCTACCGCGTCGACATCGGCTACCTCACGACGAGCGGCCGGTTCTATGTGCTGGCCCGCAGCAACGTCGTGACGACGCCGCGCGCCGGCAGCAAAGACGACATCGATCAAAACTGGAGCGACATCGCTTCCGACTTCGAGCGGATCTACGCTCAAAGCGGCGGTGCCGACGGCGACGGCAACGGCAGCGTCGAGCTGCAAGAAGTGTTCGAAGAGCGGTTGCGCCGCCCGATGGGCTCGTCGCTGATCTCGCGCTTCGGTCCCGGCGTCGATGGCCTCCTCGGCGGCCGACGTCCGTTCCATTTCGAGATCGACGCCGAGTTGATCGTGTTCGGCAAGACCGATCCGGATGCGAAAGTGACGTTGCAAAACGAGCCGATCAAGCTTCGGCCCGACGGCACGTTCACGGTGCGCTACAGCATGCCGAACGCTCGGCAAGTGATTCCGGCCGTGGCCGCCAGCGCCAACGGCTTGGAACAACGAACCGTGGTGCTCGCCGTCGAACGCAACACGAAGACGATGGAACCTCTCATCCGCGACGGCGGCAACAACGCGGCCAGCAATCCGGAATAG